The DNA window ACATCCGAGTTCGGGTTTTCATGTGGGATTGCTGAGGAAGTAACTCAATGGTTGAAACCACAGAAAGACAATTGGGGAACATTTCAATGGTGGACATCGAAGCTGGGGGAAACCATGTTAATGGGGTTAACTCAGATGGTGAGTTAGTTTACAGAGGAGATAACTCAGCATATCAACTTGATGTTTATACACTTAAAATTACAATATAACTACCATTTATAAATTAAACATGTTTAGTGGATGGTTTGTAAAGGGAAAATGTGTTTATATTTAGGGGAACTCACCACCACGAGACTATTTGATCATCTCCTTCGATTTGATGGGAATATATATTTAGATACATCCAACGGTTAATATCCCACTTCAGCAGTACCCTCTGAAAGGCAAAAGTGCGGACAATCGCCACTGTTGAATGTTTGATTGTTGAAGAATAAGAATCTGGATAAGATTGATAGCACCTTTCTCATGCCAAACCATAAAAATCTATCCAACCCACCATTTTTGGTTCTCTACATAAAGAAAAGGTCATGGCTACCATAATCAATTCAAAggattttattcttttatatagtataatattcaaaataaataaaaaaaactcaattcaaCCTCTCTCGTTATCCGCATGTGTCGCCAAAACCTCGTCCAGTTATATATCGCAGATACAAAGCGTATTCCGACTCAAAAACCAGAAATTAATCAGCCAGCCAATACTTTTTAAGGTTTAAAGGCCGACAGCTACTTGTGTTGCAAAATGGAGAGGCTGTCTCCAACAAGGGAAAGTAGATCAAATAGTAAATGGAGTTGGCTGGGGTGTACTGTTGTTGTTGGccttttttactttaatatatgTCTACACAGCCCTACCTACCTACCTGCCTGCCTGCCTGCCTGCCTCCACAGCCAATGAATGGTGAATGGACTCCCTCAACCCTGTACCTGCACCTGCACGTATACGCTCGTatattttttaaggttaaaatgtgcctatagtccctttattttttgaaaattaaaaagtaaGTCCCTACACTTGTATGTCTAATAATTgagtccctctactttttagatttcaaatttcAAGTCCAACTGTTAACActgctaattttattttattttttaaatttgttgttgtgacattttgacatgaaaaaatttacttatttggtagccatgtaattaaaaaaagatgatgtaattaacttgaatttaaccaaaaaataataatattaacaattggacttagattttgaaatctgaaaaaaagttcttaaaaatataatgacCAAATTCCTAATCTTCGAAAAGTAAAAGGACTATAAGTACGTTTTAACCATATTTAATTTTACTTCGTAGTTGCACTGTTGCAGTTACATTTGTTCAAAGATTGGGTTATTTCTTTAACCCACTTGATATTTAGAAAGCTTTGAgaaaaaaagaatattatattcataaagaCACACACAAAAATTAAGCCTCATAAAAAATATGGATGGAATTTCAGTCTTCAAAACTTGAGCTGAGTTTTATCTAATTAcatgttaaattatttatatttaaagatatATATGATGGAGGTAAaacaaatgtatatataattactatggttaaaatatattatttgctTTTGTATTCTTTGTAATCTTGGAATTTAGTgtctacatttttatttttaagaattttgtttctctaatttttagattttaaaattcaggtccaATTATTATCACCATTAaattttttctgttaaatttgttagtatgacattttgaaaagaaaaaaattcacttgGTAGCGAGCTATTATGAACCCGAATTTGACAAATGAATTTTAATCTCATTAAAATAgatgattaaatttcaaaaatacaaagagtacaaaaacttaaaaaaatattttaagcaaagactaaatatcaaataaaaataaaaaggatatgtccaaaaaaaataatattgattaATGTTAAACCTAAACCCTTTGGATTAGAATTAATATTTGAGAAATGCTTTTCCTCCATCATATTCAAACTGCAAACATTTGTTACATCCGGATTTTGATTCACCTTTAACTTTAACCAAAGACGATCCCAACTCTCAtgattcaaattattttttagactAATTTTATGTAGGGTTTAAGGTTAACAATAAACCACATTTACGATTACCTAAAAAGAATTTTCCTTATCTGGGAAGTGTTTCAACACTTATTTAAGACCATGGTCAAGGTTTCCTTCGACTAAACTTAGTGCTTGGTTGAAATCCTCGACCCAGCAAAGACGCAACTTGTATAGGTTAGAGGGAAATAGTTTAGCCCGCATTATCAAATGCTTCAATTTTGGGTTTAAAAGCTTGAAAATAGGTTTAGGGTTAGCGATGTTTAAGGAAATGGGTTAGTTgagttagggtttttagttaCAATCTACTCTCTTAACTGCATTGTATTCATCATTttgtacttgtaatttttcgaattgattgatttaaatcaaatttcattACATATTAATATCATCTGTGTTTTTCATCAATGATTTTTGCTCATAAAGCAAAACGTAAGTAAATATTGACTTGTTGATTATCTAATGTTGATTAAGTTGCAATATGTGACCGGATCATAATACGGTAGGACAagttatattagtagataatctaaacacgTCTTTAGTTTAATCGAAAttgagcaaatcgattgaaaaactaatatgttgcctatcaagtccaattggggagatacaTTGTCTTAGGTATTGAAGCAGATGACTCTCAGAAGATAGAgtcatagatgtgactaactagactAATAGTACATTAGACATGACCTAAATAGATCATAGATCTGTTTATGGATtcattcacttgtgacattcatagtgtgacatccCTTAATCATGAATGGATGATGGACTATAGATGTGTGACTTGTATGCTTTGATGTAAATAAAAGCCCGAGTTCAAATGGATAAGAAAACCAAAAGTTGGTGCGTTAGTTATACGACTTCTGCAATATGTAACATCATTCCATAACAGTGGAGTTCATAGCCCAATTAAAAGGGAAATGATACCCTCTAATTgccattacatgatagatgaaaagtaactTGGCCATGGGTCATTTACCTTagtgataaatgatttaattgctATCTGTTgctaattgacttttcataaaggaagatgtaatgattattGTGAGATacaataagatcatattgggagaacaaatttatcccaaaaagaATAAGGATGTAACGACCCGATTTTCTGTTGGATCtaatgccctaagtgtagtattttcgtctatatACACTTtgtttttttgaatagattggttaataaaatcattcatgaattacattaatatcctttGTATAATGTCTTCACGTGGTTTTTGCATGAAAagcaaaataaaagtaaatattagctcaatggttatctaatgtttaactaatactaagtggtattacatggtcagatcgtaatacagaaagacaacttatattagtagaaaaacctaaatatatccttagtctaattggaaatgagcaaactaattaaaagactaatatatcacctatcaagtccaattcgggagatgctttgtcttgggcatcgaagcggatgactcccaaaagatagagacatatatgtgactgactggactaacAATACATTAGTCTAGATTCAATAAGAATAGGTATTTaatatgtttatggatttattcacttgtgacgttcattgTAATAgactgttttcagtgaaatcagaatagtggtttcgggaccacaaattcaagtcagaaagaaaatttattttaatattatttcatggtttgcattatgataggaatgacgtataaaaatttgtttaagaaaaattttaccgattacatgattaattgataaaaaggaccaaattatatgaaatgtaaaagttgagttctagtagctataggtagcAAATatctatgaaattcaaaatttgaggtccttatatggtaattagaccattaaatggagttattagataattatgatgattcttctatggaaaattaaataaaaaatggactaaattggataTTGAAATAATTGAAGATGATAATAATctaatatcatcttcttccccaatttaCTTTTATGGAAACTCTAGCTAAGAGAAAAGAATTCAAACAAGATTAATTGGGCAAGCATTATTGTcccctttttagtaatttttatatttctgagatcgtaataacctaatctagTTAACttgaggattaatttgtaaagtataaaaatttttccatggataagTATGCTGAaactttgaaatttatggtagaaaatgaaaggttattgatagataaacaacttttgtaaaggaaattttcatgaaattgtgatttaaggactaaattgaaaatatgtaaaatttatgatttttgtgaaatatatggattgttattattatatgtaaaaattagttaggcttgaaataaggattaaattgtatgaattcattttccgagcttagagacgaaattggaattaattaaaagttataggggcaaaatggtacttttcctaaaatatgaattagattgaattgaatatgaattgtattaaattgagttaaatttacttgtatagatccatatagacctagtacggaattagattgaggaaaataaaaagtatcggattagtagattctcgtatacgaacaagtgtcgaggtaagttcgtgtaactaaattgtgtacatttatatgtttaaattaaatgttatatatgtgaattgtataattgtcatGTATGTGAAAGTGATTAAAAAATATCCGAAAATGCCTGATAAatgttaagtcccgtttgaataaatgaaaatcgatggatacaagTTTCTTGTATTGGTTGTAGTTCTGTATATGTTGCGGACACAAaacagctcgaaagagcatcccgttattagccctctcgagctttcTGTTATATTGTTCTTACAAGTTTCTCGTTAATAGctcttgtgagcttcccgttaatagctcttcggagcatcctgattgtttgtgatcctacatgtgttgtggacacacacagctcttatgagcttttcaattatggctctttgtgagcttctcgtTAATTGGCTTTTTGTAAGCCTCCTGATAAGGCTCGTTTGAACTTTCTGATATTAAGCTATCCGGAGCTTCTTGTTAATGGCTTTTCgaagctacccgttattggctctcatgagcttcccgattatggctcttatgagcttcccgttatacagcccTGATAAGCTTCTCGTTacatagctcacatgagcttctcgttatgtagctcgagagagtgcttctcGTTTAAGTGTTCTTTTGAACACCCTCGAATATGAATTGACTAATTACAGATTCATACACTTTATGTGTACTACCCGATGTGCACCTATATTTCATAAGGTTCAATGAGCAAAGTTCTGATATAAGTTAATATAAGGCCTGAGTGAATTAATAATTGTATCTACCTAAAATACATAGAAATGTTTATACGATGAGCTCATCTCTGTTACTTACTTGAAATGTAtttgaaatacatgactaacttTCTTGAGGATGTATATGTGTTAGGTTATTGATTAATTTGATTTGGATGTACTTTGtatgcttattttaaataaatatgaatggTAAGTCaattttccgttatacgaacttactaagcattaaatgcttactatatttatttcctctattttatagtactcggaagctcgAAAAGGTTGGAGTGGGTCGAATgcaagatcacactatccttcagctctttttggtaaaaatagcaaactttaattagaatataatggcatgtataggttaaattggtcAAATGTTGACATACACATGTTTTGGCTGTAAATAGCCattgaaatggcttgtaatgatcatgttttcatatatatatagtattatcaTGTTTGAAGTATGAATATGATTATGCATATATGCACTTGGTATCTAGGTAAGTATAAGTTTTAgaatgacataataataaattgtcTATTGGGAAGCTAAGGGTACATTGGTTGTATGTGTAAAATGTCAAGATTAAgacttggttttggcttggtttaaatgtcttgaattggttggtgaatgtgttaaaatgttgatgtaggtggaaaacaagtttgggtgagaaataaggcttaggAATGGCCttattttatccacacgggcagagacacgggcgtgtgtctcagtcgtgtgtgacacacggtctagtacacgggcgtgtgtcttggccgtgtgtcccctgcacttaattattgaaaattaaattgttcacacggcctaacacacggtcgtatagcttggccgtgtgactcaagtcaaagagttacactggtatagacacgggctgagacacgactgtgtgcctcacatcgaatgcccacacggcctgaggcaCGAGCGTGTCAtttggtcgtgtgagccacacggcgtgtgtcccctgcatctaggtaaattttttaaatttagtaaaaaaaaatttaagatttcgGTTTTGTCCCAACTTGATTCTAATGTGTATTATGGGCCTCGAtagcccatttaagggacaatatgattgattatgtttgattttagatatgaatagtaaatgatatgagTTAACTGTATATGATTCGTAAACTccgataatactctgtaaccttgtttcggtaatagatatgggttaggggtgttacatttattggtatcagagttacaatTTAGCCAtttcttggactaacgtagcaaATATGAgtttaactatacatgccattatataatttgtgatagtgagatatctcctgaccattttaaacatgtttttcatatagtaatgtcgtcCAACTGAGCTAAATTCGCATAAGTTGAGAGCAATGCtcaagcttcagttcaaagagctgCTTCAAGTAGTAGAAGGCCCATATTTGAGGGCCGAGGTGAgaaggctaaagaagccttcatTCAAATGATGAATTAATGGTTCATTGAATTCTTAAGGAATTTTTAGCCAAAGATTCCTTGATTAGAAAAGGAAGAAATTTTTAGAACTCAAACAGGGGAATATGACTGTATCCGAGTACGAGCGGGAATTTGTCATATTAAGCAAATATGCCAGAGGGTGTATCTCGACTGAAGTTGCTATGTGCAAATGGTTTGAAGAGGGAGTAAATCAAGACATCAAGTTATTAGTTGAGattctaaaattaaaagaatttgttgtattggttgaccgagcacataaagctgaagaattaagtaaagaaaatagGCAAGTAGAGATGGAAGTTTGAACTTTGAGTAAAAGATTTATGGGAAAGTTACAATCATTAGCttcaaataaattgaaaaaatatcatGATCGTTCTACCACATCCGTGGGGTATTTTGGGAAAGTCACAATCATTAACTCGCaagagcttcccgttatacagctCACATGACATTCTTGTTACATGGCTCAGAAAAGCTTTCCGATTACATGCTCGTATGGGCATACCTGTATATAAATTGAtggattatagatttgtacacttcgtgtgtactactatgtatccaacgatattgtaaatggttcaacgggtaaagttctgatatgagacTATGAATTCGAGACAAATTGTTACATGtatgtacttgaaatacatggatatgatttgtacatgttatatggacacatgatgtggaaagtacatgtatatggaaatttgattattgatgagctcatacatgtttcttgatattcatatgaaatacataactaacatggttgatgaggatAAATGTTTAGGTTATTGGCCAAATTTCTTTGGATATATCTTGTTTGCTTACTttaaatgtgaataaatggtGAGTTAAATtacatgttatacgaacttactaagcttaaatgtttactctatttttttcccctgttttatagtaactcagaagctcgttaaggttggaagctagtcggagctatatcacactatccatcggcccatttcggtatatatagtaaattcattttggttataatggaatgtataggttCATTTGGCTAATgatggcatacaattgttttgttgtgattagccttttgaatggcttaaatttaatgtatatatatatggcactaTCATGTTTAATGTGTGCTTGGTATGGTTGAATAATGGATAATTCATAAGCATATTGATGGTTGGATTGGTATATTAGGTATAAATATGCTTATATATGTATTTGGTTAATTTGGTACGTATCGATTCTTGGATATATGTGATGGTATGTTATGTTTAAGACTTGAGTTTGACTTGTTTTAAGTAGTTTTATATGGCTTGATGATGTGCAAAAGTGTTGAAGTAGGTtgaagacaaattgggtgagaaatgtggccagAAAAATGGCCTATTTATTCCACAccggtagagacacgggtgtgtgtctaaccgtgtgtgacacacggccaggtgacatgatcgtgtgtcccctgtatcttttaattagtgcaaaacagaatgctcacacggcctaggacacgagcgtgaggcttggccgtgtgacccaagtcagagagctcaTAAGtttagacacgggctgggacacggccatgtgtccctattttgaatgtccacacggcttgagacataggcgtgtgtcctctacacctttgaaaaattttaatattttctgaaaaattttctaagtacccggtttagtcccgacttatttctaacaTGTATTTTAGGCTTCAAGGGCTCACAAAAGGGACAATATGATGGATTTAGATTAGTTTTTGATATGAGTGCTAGATGATATAAAATGTCTGTTATTGGATCTGTAAATTttagtaatgctctataaccctgtttcggtgacgaattcgagttaagggtgttacacacacaACCGGGAACACGACCGTGtgtggcaactcagagagttacacggcctgcgACACAGTTGTGTGACTCTTCTCAATGAGTGACACGGGTCAGGACAAGGGTTGGGACActgtcgtgtgtcccttgttcaaaTGTTACACAACCTGGACTATGTCACACGGCAGTGTAAACCCCTGTTCtcaaatttttatagttttttcttaaaacttttattttgtttcaatttagtctcgaattgcttctaagctatttttagggcctcaaaggctcgatttagggacaaaatgcatatgattgaaaggtttataatatgtttaagttatttaatgttataatgttaaatgtttttcgattgtacggtaatgctccataaccctaacCCAGTGATAGGGAtgagttaggagtgttacaccaGGGACCTTGAGTGAGTACCATTTCATAGTCTTCCCTAGTTTGGAATTTGACAAGGAAATAATCGTTCTCAACGTTCATAAGATGGAAAAAGTGCGAAGGTTTCCAAAGATTGAAGATCCAGTTTTGAATGATGGAGTACGCTAAATTTCGACCCAGCAATTTCACCACCACCATGGTCGCCATGTCCCTTACTAGGATCTTCTGGATCCTCTCAAAAAAATTAATCTCAGAGCCACCATTAATAGTAGTCCTCATGATATCTCCCTCCTAGAATTCAAGATCCTCTTCATAACCAGAAATAAGAGATCATCTCACCAAAGCTTTAATCTATCGCAACTCCACCGGTTTCTCCTTCACAGGTAAGTTTATCTTCTTTGCATCTTTAACTTTGGCATCGGCATTTGCTGGTTTATTATAAAGACATAGATCACGCATGTGGTCATAACAACTACACGAGAAACAAACCGCCAAGAAAGATTCGTATTCAACGCGTTGCATCATATCGTTAACCAAAATGTGAAGGACTAGTGGTTTATCTAAATTGATAAACACTGTCATTCATGCAAAACGCCCCATTGACCCATAATCTATCTTAAAATCAAGGTTAGCAACCTTACCAATTAAATTATCGATCTCTTCCAAGATTAATTTTTTGTATAAGACCCCTGGCAACCCACGTAAACGAACCCAAGCCATAACAGTATTTGGGAAGAGGGTTAAAATCTAGAGACCATGATTGAACCATGAGGTGTTGTCCAAAGACAATCAAGGAACCTTAGGTGAGTACCATTTCATAGTCTTCCCTACTTTGGAAATTGGCAAGGAAATAACCATTCTCAATGTCCATAAGATGGAAAGAGTGTGAAGGCTTCCAAAGATTGAAGATCCGGTTTTGAAGGATGGAGTACGCTAAATTTCGACCTAACAATTTCACCACCATCGTGGTCTCCATGACCCTTACTAGGATCTTCTGGATCCTCTCGAAAAAATAATTGCAGGGACACCATTAATAGTAGTCATCGTGATGTCTCCCTCCAATAATTCAAGATCCTCTTCACAACCAAAAATAGAAGATCCCCTCCCCGGAGCTTTATCTTTCCAGGACACCATTAGTGCTGGAGACAAGTCTACAACCATATTATTGTTGGTTTTTGTTTCCAAATCCTTAAAATGAACTTTTTTAGTGTTACGATCTTCATTCGATTTGTTACCGTCGCTGCCCTCAACGAAGTTTTATAGCATGCTTTTTCAGAGAATAATTTTTGTAAGATACATTTTTCATAGATGATTTTatgggtttaaatttttaaaataaaaaaattggttggAACACATAAAACAAATACCCGGATTGCATGGCCCCATGTAATAGAAAGGATGACGAATGACCAAAGTGGAAGgtggaaaaagaaagataaaggaaagagaaaaaaaaaagaaaagaaagaaagagagaaagactAAGGAAAGAGGAAAGgaaaaggaggaaaaaaaaaaggaatgatAGGATTAGGATGCACCAAAATGGGGAAGATGATGGGAGCCACTACAATTTCGAAAATGATGTATCTACCCATACCAAATTGATTCCATTAATCAacctttttttgtgtgtgtgcgTAAATGTTTGGCCTTATAGCGTCCCTCTTCTTCTTGTAAAAATGTTTGTGCCCCACTTCTCTTACCATATAATAATACCCTAATTAAACACAGTGTAacatgatttattttaaatatgccTAAAATCTCGACTTAATTTCCCTTTTGTTTTACCAAATTTGTTACATTTTTATGCTTAGGTTTTGGGTAGAGCTATAGGTGTAGCTGCAGCTGTTACAGCCTATTGGAATAGCATCATATTCGTATGGTATAATGAAGTGATAAGGAACAGGTACACCATAGCCTAAAGGTGGACTGACTGACGTAtcgacatatatatatatcgttcTGCATATTAACCCACGGTCGATTTAAGCCACAGAATATGAGTACTGACTGACTGACTGCAGCCTGGCTGACTGCTGAGACAGCGTTAGTGCACTCCCAATGTGGACCATTTTTTCCATGCTTGGAATAGGGGAACGTAGAAGCGACACATGTTGGTAATAATATTAGTTAATACTAACTATAGTATCTGTCCTCTTTCCCTATAACAGAAACTAGATTCTATTGTAAGTTTATTATGCTCTCAACCCAAAGGCCAAGGGGCACTGGCCCAAGTTGCACGATCCTGCTTCAGGCGCGTCGCTGCAGTGTTGTTTCACACTTTTAAACGACCAATGAAACAAAGCAAAGCCTAAAAACCATTGAGGTCGAGATAagcttttgttttcttattacaAAAATTCTTTCCAATTATCACTCCCTTAATAACACCTTCCTCTCTTTTGTCTTAACTCTCAACTCTCTTCTACTACTTCTACTAGTGGTAAGTTGCATTTAAGCTGAGTTTCACACTGCTTCTCTACAAAGGCTtctctgttttgtttttttttttaattatccatATTGTCATCACCCAACAATAACACACCAACATTCAGCCTAAACACACTGTCCtcagtatcatcatcatcttcttcttcttcctcttcttcatcatcatcatcatcttcaccaCTCTCTACTCCTTCCCATCTTCACAACCAAACCCATACACCCAAAACTATGGAAGAGGTATGGAAGGAGATTAACCTTGCTTCTCTACATGATAACTCTTCTTCCAGGGAAGGCCTAAATCCCCACAATCCCCATTTTATCCTCCAGGATTTTCTGGCTAGACCTTTCAGCAAAGACCCACCAGCAAATAGGGTCTCCGCAAACGGGGACACCACGTTTCTTGTTTCTCCACCACCGCCACCCCCTGCCACTCTTTTGAGCCTGAATTCGGGTCCCGGCTTTGATTTCCTTGATAACTCGTGTCCTCTCAGGTCTAAGCCGCGTTTGCAAATGCAAAACAACCCCATCTCGGATCTgcccaatatgaattgcccatTTGAAGCTCTAGCGTCGCCTTCTGGTTTGGCTTGTTTTGATAAGAAAAGGTTTCAAGATCCTGATAACAATTCTGGGGATCGACGCCACAAGCGTATGATCAAGAACCGGGAGTCTGCAGCTCGATCAAGAGCTAGGAAACAGGTATGTACTAGTGTGTTTCCCAGGTCATGGATTTCAATAAAAAGGGACGTTAACATTGAGatactctattttttttatattgcagGCTTACACTAATGAGTTAGAGCTAGAGGTTGCCCATCTTATGGAAGAGAATGCAAGACTCAAGAGACAGCAAGAACAGGTAAGGTAACTTGTATAGGCTGAGAAcccaaaaaagaaagagaaattaaAGAACCATTTAGTTTGTGATATTTGACCCAAATCTAGTAATGCAAACAATAAAGCATTGGTATATGGACTGATTGTAGTCAATGTACCAGACCAGTAGTGGTAGTACAAGCccgtagaagaagaagaaaaaagcatTTGGTAAGATACAGTATAAAGAGTATTGACATTGTGCTGGTATTTTTGTGTGTTTGGGGCATGCAAATGGAAGCAGTTACGCGTAGCTGCTGCCACCCCACTTTCTGGAAAGCGCACGCTTCAGCGAACGTCAACGGCTCCATTTTGAGGAAAAGATGGATCGAACCCTGCCTTCCGTCCTTGCTTGCCTGCCTTTTAACAAttaactttaatattattttggctTCGTATAACAGCTGCAGACTGCATTGGAGGggttatgtatgtatgtgtggGTGGGTGAGAAGACATTTTGGCTTGGGGTAAAATAAGGGAAGAAAGAAAGGGAAAGGGCTGACATATGTAGCTGGGACTTAGGTGTTGGATTGTGTATGTTGTTATGGTTAGACTTAGTCAAAATGTCGTAATTTGGTGGTTATTAAGGTTTTTAATGTTAGCATAACCAAGAAAACAAGATGTGACAACTCCCCGTACCCTAGCCGCCTCACTCAGCAGCACCCTATCTTAAGAAGCCTAGATTTTATGTGACTTTATCCTTTGAATTTTGTTTACATTTTCTATTCCATTTAATATAATACgaaaacaaaaatcataaaaaaaaattacaattaaaccAGTTTCAA is part of the Gossypium hirsutum isolate 1008001.06 chromosome D11, Gossypium_hirsutum_v2.1, whole genome shotgun sequence genome and encodes:
- the LOC107912840 gene encoding protein FD, encoding ILSSPNNNTPTFSLNTLSSVSSSSSSSSSSSSSSSSSPLSTPSHLHNQTHTPKTMEEVWKEINLASLHDNSSSREGLNPHNPHFILQDFLARPFSKDPPANRVSANGDTTFLVSPPPPPPATLLSLNSGPGFDFLDNSCPLRSKPRLQMQNNPISDLPNMNCPFEALASPSGLACFDKKRFQDPDNNSGDRRHKRMIKNRESAARSRARKQAYTNELELEVAHLMEENARLKRQQEQQLRVAAATPLSGKRTLQRTSTAPF